The Saccharopolyspora gregorii genomic interval CAGTGCTTTGCCGACTGAGAGCTTAAGGTCGTGGTCACGTATGCGTGTGAAGCCGCGCAGTGCTCGCGTCTCGGTCAGCGTTTCGATGCGCCGGACACGCTCGAGCAGCCCAGATAGCTCGGGATGAATGCCGGGGTTTGACGAGGCTAGAAAATCATCAGTCGGGGTCTCGCGGAGCAGCTGGAACTCCGGGTACCGCCAGACATCGGTACTGGTGAGCGAATCGGCACCTTCCTCATCGCTGTTCCCGTCTTCCTCGTCCGTTCCGGCACTTGCTTGGGCTGCGCTGTCAATGCCGAACATGTCGCGGTAGCCCGCCAAGAGCTCTTCGTCGTTGTTCAGGCGGAACAGCTCGTGCGGCAGCTCGGCTCGGATCTGTTCTGCGGTCACATTTGCCCCATCCAGCCGATTCAGCATGCGGAGGATCGGCCGGACATCTGCCCGGTTCAGCAAGTCATGGAGCTCGGCGCTCACGGCGCCGACCTGCCTTGGCAAATAGATCGATGACTCGACCTTCGGAAAGTAGACGTTGCCGGCACCGCGGAGCGCACCGCGGATTGGCTCGCCACACGCCCCGGCCGACTCGGCTAGCCATGGCCGTGCTCCTTTGCAGTAGTACGGCTGGTCGGTGGAGACGAGTTGGTCGGTCAGGTAGGTGTGTTCGACCTGGTTATTGTCCCAGTGCGAGTTCGTGATTCCTTCAAGCGAGCGCTCCTTGCCACACCCCTTCGGTTTGCCCTTCGAATCGCAGACCACGACCTGGCCCTCAAGGCCGCCGCCGCCGCGTGACTCAAGTCGCAACGTTCCGCTGCAGTCGGGGCTGAGGCTTCTATGGACCCACTCTCGGAACGGGAAGTCGTCGAGGTGCCCATGGACGCAGATCGCAACAAAGGGCACCTGGGACATGCGCGGTGGCTTCCGCTTGGCGCCATCCGCATCCTGCTTGTGCTTCGGGTCTGGGCATTCGACCGGTTGCGCCATGCTGAGCGGGCTCAGTTCGAGCCGCTTGCAGTACATGCAGAACGACCATTGGGGAAACCGGAGCACTGGAACCTTGAGGTTAGTGTTCCGGGGATCGCTTTCGCGCTGACGGATCCGGTAGTCGGGTGGCAGCCGGAATTCACGCACCTGGAGGCGCTCCTCCAGACGCCAGTCCTGGACTCGGTACTCGTTTAGTTCAAGGAGCTGGGGGGAATCAATCCTGTACCAGTGGTCGAGACCGGCGGTGATCACCGAGGTGCCGTTCACCAAGATGCTCATCGCACCGACCCCGAACGGCGACACCAGCTGGGCTCGTCGAATGCTTCCTGAGCTCATTGCTCATCCTCCTCGGCTAGGGCAATTTCTTCCCGGTTGTAATCCAAGGAGATCTCTAGACGGCACTCGGCATCGACGTTACGCATGCTGGTTGGGACGTCCCACATAGTTGCCTCAGCCGTAAGGTCCGGAAGCGTTCCTGCGTACCGCATCAAGCCCTGTTTCGGATCACCTCCTCTGATGTTCGCGCTCCAATCTGTCCGTTCCCATTTCGCCCATTCCTTAGCCCGCTTCCGTTGTTCCTGCTCGAGGGTCTGAAGCTCACCGGGATCTGCGATTACTGCCCGCTCTCTGAGGAGGTCCACTGCCGCGTCATATTCCGACTCAGGAAACGGATAAACGGGCAGGGTGATCTCAGCTGACTGGCGGATGTGCGCCACTGTAGCGGCATGGAGCGCTCGCTTAAGTACGGGTGCGGCGTACGGCGTTACTGACGTCGGCTCAACTTGGGCATAGAGCTGCTCGTGGTATGTGCGGAAACGCTCGTAGTGGCTACGGTCCCTTGGCTTGGCCGCACCGTAGATCGTAAGCACCAGGCCCGGGCTTCGGTCTGGTCGACGGCCCACCCGGCCGCTGACCTGGATGTACTGTGCTGTGGTCTTAGGCTGGCCGACGATGGTCATCAGGCCGAGCCGGTCAATGTCGACACCGACCTCGATGATGTTCGAGGCCAGGCAGATGTCGACGCAGCCGGGATCGCCATATGCGATCTGCAATTGTTCGATAGCCTTGGGGATGTCGTCACTACGCCGACGACTGGTGAGTTCCATTGGGATTCTCGGCCACCTCGGCGACTTGAGGTCTTCCCGTCGACGCAATCCAGCCAGGTAGTCCGGAATGTCGGACTGGATCAGTGATACCGTATTGCCCAGCTCCCGAAGGCTATTTAGGAAGTTCAAATTGGTCCAGTAGCCGTCCTTGTCGGCATCAGGGATATCGACTGCACCCTGGAGTGTTGCTGCTGCAACCCGCACTTGGACCGTCTGCGTAGATCCGAGCGAGGCGCTCAAGATGCCGAGATAGCGCCTCCCCGGCTCGGGCTCACCGTTCTCCAGCAGAGCAGGTTCGGCAAAGAATGAGTGGCCCTCCGTCAATCCGTGCGGTGGAAAGAGCGCGACTTGCGCGCGGCCGAACAGTCCACGGACCTGGTCCTCGTAACGCCGAATCGTCGCTGTCGCGGCGATGATCTTCGGTGGAAGGGGTTCTTCGTTCCGCTTATCAGTACAAAGGTCATCGATAACAGGCTCATAGAGGCCGACCATCGAGCCGAGTGGCCCAGAAATTAGGTGCAGCTCGTCCTGAATGATCAATCCGGGAGGCGAGAATCGCCGAGAACCGTCGTCGGCCAATCCGAAGATGGCTCTGGCTTCCGGGCGCCATGCCATCATTGCAAACTTGTCGACCGTACCGATCACAATCGATGGGCGACTGTCATAGATGTCCTGGTCGACCACATGCACAGGCAACTTACGTCTGCCACCGAATCGGCAGGCGCGATCCGCACAACGGAACTCGACCTTCTTTCCAACTGGCTCGTAGCCGATAATGTCCTGCCCACGACCGGGCTTCCGCTTGGGCCCCATTTCGGTGCCGCACCACGGACAGCGCAGCAACAGAAATTTGTTCTGAGCTGAGTTGTGACTTGCTAGCTGGCGCAGGTTCTCACGGGCTTGGTCCCAGTTGTTGGGGGTCGAAGAACCGCCCAACCAGATGCCAATACCGAATGGCATCGTACCGAGTTCGTCCTCGTTTCGTGAGCGGATGTCCTCCAGCACGCACACAAGCGCGGCCGCCCGCAGGAACTGCTGCGAGGTCAGGAGTCTCAGGGTGTACCGCATGAGCGTGTCGGTGCCCGCGTCGTCCTTCTTGCGAAGACGACGGGCGAGCAGGCTGACTGCAGCGGCGCCGAGGTACGCCTCGGTCTTACCCCCACCGGTCGGGAAGAAGATGAGGTCGACGATCGAGCGGGTGGACTGTGTCCGATCGATGAGCTCCGGGAGACTGGCCAGCAGGAAGGCGATCTGGAACGGTCGCCAGTTGCCTTTGCCTGGGACCGGTGTCGGCGTCGGATGGCTCCCTGTGACGACCAGTCGACCGTCCCGATGGCGCTCAACTGGGCGCCTTTCGAAACTTGATCGCAACTGCTGGAAGAGCATGGCTTCGTTAGCGAGCCGAAATGCCCGTTTCGCTGTCGGATCGGTCGTCACCAGCTGCCAACCCGCGCGCATCCGGTCGAGCGCGAGCTGAGCCTGATCCATGTGGCGCAACGCTGCCTGGTGGAACTTCTGAGGCAGATCGTCGATCTCGGCCTTACGAGCCTCAATCCATTCGCGGTACAGCCGCAGTACGGTTTCGACTTGCACCCGACCGGCATCGGTTCCGTTCGCCAGTTCCTCCATGCTGACAGTCACCGGCTGACGGGTGCCATCGGACGCGGTCATATAGACGTTCGGTGTCAGGCTGACAACCTCATGCGCAGGCAGGGGCTCGGCCCAGACCTCAGTTGCGAGGCTTTGTCCCGAGAGTGTCTTCCAGTCGGCCGCACATCCATGACCGATGGCGTAAGTTAGCCGGTCCCGGTAGAGCAAAGCGATCGATTGTTCTTCGGGGTCCGGCTCGTGCTGTTCGACATCCGGGTAAGCCGTAATCCGTATCCCTCCGTCTGGTTGTGCTCGGAAGGTCATCTGAAACAGAGCTGAGGAGGGGCCTGACCCTGGCGTCGTGTTGAGCGCCGCCATGGTGATCAGCCGCTCCGTCGAGTCTGCCGCTCGGCCAGGGAGTCTGCGACTGAAAACCTGCAGCGTCGGGGTGACTCGGAGTTCCCCGATCGGCTTAAGCGAAACATTCTTTCGGTTGTTAGTAGCGTCAAGCAGCGTTCGCCCAGGGATTCGGCCGGTCAACTCAAAAGGACGGCGGACCCACCAGATGCGCGGGCGGTGAAGCCCTGCCCAGGTGACGGATATGCGGTCGTAGTATGCGCCCTTGATGGTCACAGCGAGCGAGCCCTCCGAGGGCACCTCGCACTGGAACGAGATGGCCATGGCGGAGGGTTTGAACTTGTTGGCGTCCGTTAGGTCGAAGTCGTCAGAGTCAGCTTCACCGCTTAACGCAATGGTGTCCTTAACCTCGAGTTGAGGTCCAAGTTGGGGTAGGAACTCGTCGTTCTCGCTTAGTCCCGTGACGCCGGTTGTCTCGTCGTCGGCCTCTTCGGACTGGAGATCTTCATGATTGGCCTGGATAACCGTGCCATGGTCGGCGGCGCCTCCAAAGAGAACTCCAACGCCATAGCGGTGGAGTGGATCGCCTCCGGTCAAGATCTCTTGCCCAGTGCTGGCATCGTGCCAGAGGCCGTAGCTGTCCTCGCGCTTATCGAAGTGATAGGTGCCCGAGGAGCAGTCAAGCGGCTTGCCACGAAAAAGCTCATCTGGCGGCGGCCCGAATAGTTCACGCCGAACTGCGGCCTCCATGATGGCGCGGCCCTCGACACCTGTCATGGTTTCCCTCCGTAGGTGGCGCGAAATGTCTGAGTCTCAATTAGCGCGACCAGGCGGTCTGTTGCGCGGGTCATTCCGACATAAAGCAGTGCCTCGAAATTGAGTCCTGCCCCTTCGTCAAGATCGGTGATGATAACTGCCGGGGATTCCAATCCCTTGAAAGCGTGGATCGTGCTAAAGCGCAGCTGACTGCTTCTGGGGGCTTGCCCATCGGCTGGTCGCAGGATCTGGCGCAGCCACTGATCTTTAGTTGTTTCAGCGGTTGAACCGCTTCTAAGCGGGCTGAGAACAATCATCTCGTCCAAGCCAAATCCGTCCTCGCGTAGAGTCCGCACGGCATCGGCTAGCAAGGTCGACTGATCCTGCCCCCTCTGAACAGGTATGAACTCCGGATCAACGCCATCATCAGGGCGCCGGAACCGGCGATAACCAGGGACCATGTGGCTCAGTTTCTTCACCACCGTGCCTATTCGTGGCAAGTTCCTGCAGTTCACATTCAGGGCGAAGGTGGCCAATCCGTGGATTCGCTCGCTCAGTAACGCGCGGCCGTCGCCGCTCTCATAGATTGCTTGACGCTCAAAGTCGCCGAACAACACCACTCGGCCACCCTTGAGACCGTCCTTCACCAGCAGGTCGAGTACATCGAGCATCGGATTTCGTGCCAGGTCTTGGACCTCGTCGACAATGAGGAAGTCCGCAGCCTCTGTCTCCCCATGATCGAGCAGTGCTTCCACTGTGAGGTCTGGCAGTTGGGTTTCCCAGAACTGCGGTCCCGTCTCTATCGGCGTCTGAACACCGCTCAGGCGAAGGGCCTCCTGATGGAAGGTGCCGACACGAAGCCCCTCGATATCAGCCATTTCCCGTTTGAGCCGCTGCCCGAGGAGACGATTGAAGCAGATCAGGCGCCCCGTACGTCCGAGTTCGATCTCACGGCGCGCAGCCTCCATCGCCAGCCAAGTTTTGCCGCACCCGGCCGGACCCGAGAACATTACTGCCCGGTTATGTTGCATGCTGTCAAGCGCATCATATTGCTCGTCTATGAAGGCCGCGAGCTGGTTTTCTCGTACTCGCCTGATGTCGCCTGGCACAATCGCAGCCTCAAATTTTGGCCGAAGGACACTCGCGATCCGGTTGGCTGTGTCCTCATCAAGTCCGACGGCGCCAGGGGTAAAGCCTCGGATGCGACTCCCTAAGTGCTCGGTGCCAGCCGCAAGAGCTCGGGAAACCGCGCCCGCAGCGTTCGCCTTGAGGTCTTCCGAATCGAGCAGTTGCCAACTGTGCCACTCCGGGTTATGCGGCAGCTTCGCCCGGGCGCGGACGTGTGTGAACCACACGGCGTCGAGCACTGGCACAGACCGCAGATTCACATCATGGGACCGGAGGTAGTCCTTGATGCTGTGCATGGCTTCGTTTACCTGTTGGAATGGCCCGCGACTGGTGGGCGCCTGGGAGCCGAGCTTCCATCGCCCATCGGGCAAGCGCTTAACTGAAGAGTGGGACTTGACCTCGATGACCAGGACCCCATGGTTTGGCACGACCACGACGAAGTCGGCTTCACCTTGAACCTGCCGGACGTGCGAGGCGATCGCGAGTGAATGGAGCACAATCCAGTCGCCGGTCTCCGGGCTGGTAGCGAGAGCTTCGAAGACCGCACTCTCTCCGGGCGGCGCATCCTCTGGGCAGTACGGAGGCATCATTCGAGCCACTTGGCACTCCGATCCGGATGTAGTACGCGCGCCTCATGGCGGGCGATGACCTCGACGTGTGGTGAGATGCTGAGAACGCGCGTCGCGATGACTCCGCGGAAGCCCGGTGACTTCAACTCAAGCCGGAGGTGACCGTTGCGTTCAAGAAGTGACATGTCGGCTGCTGCGACCACTTCCTCGAGCTGGTCAGCGATGTCGGCGATGGCCTGTGCTCGCTTGCGGCGCATAACCGTCGCCAAGTCGTACGCTGGGTGGAAATCGATTCCAAGCCACCGGAGAAGTCTCTCGAAATCTTGGTCGCTGCGGGGGCGCGCGAGCATCGGTTCGGTCCAAGCCTCGGCACGGTAGGAACTCTTCACACCGGCGTCTGCAAGTTTGCGGACAACGTGGGTTCGACCGTGCTTATTAAGTTGCTCCCGCAAGGCACCCTTCCACTTTGCTTGCGACTCCTCCACAACCTTTGCCTGCGATCCCATCAGCATCAGTGCAGCTGCGTACAGTGCTTGTCGTTCGGTTTCACCGTCTCGGAGTAGTAGGTAAGTGCCTGGACGGACGTCTTCAATGTCGACATTCATGATCCGCCCCCCACCGGGCTGGGACGGGTCTACGGTGCGGATCCAATCGCCATCGTCTTCGAGCCACGTACCGTAGGCCCCGCTCAACAGCACACGCCGGGCAGTGACCTCCTCAGTCCCGGGCTCTCTGCGCGCTTTCGGCCCCGGGGGAACCCAACTGGCCTGCGGAAGCAATTCAGCTTCGTCGACTGAGTTTGCTGTCGGCGGCGAGCTCGGCTCGGTTGCATGCCCTGTCAGGAAGGGCCGCCCGGTAACTATAACGGCACCTTCAGCTCGCTCAGCGAGCACCGAACACGGCAGCGAACGGTCGCCAAACCACTCGGGGAAGACGAAGTTCAATGCCTCGGTTAAAGGCGCGTTCACTAGCGATGCTGGGAAGAATCGTGGTGGACCAACTGCATACCCGTACTCGACGAACAACTGCTCGCGAATGAGTTGACTGACGCTCCTTACCCGGTAGCCGAGCTGACCGAGCCAGCTTTCCAGACCTGCCACAGCCGACCCGCTCACTGCGATAACGACACAGTCTTCAGCATTCGCTTCTTGGATGAGCTCCAGGAGCACGCCGCCCGTGGCGATATCGGTTGCTGCCACTGACTCAGCGGCAGCAACTAGTTCGTCAAGGGCGTGCTGTGCCTGAGAACCAAAACCGGACCGCACGCGAACTGCTTCGGCTCTCACTTCAACGACAGCTTGCCGGAGAGCAGCGTTGACTTGAACGGGCGGAGGCTGCGTTAGTAGCCTCCAACGCAGAGCTTTTGCCGCACCGAGCAAATTATCTAAGAGTCCCGAGCTGTCATCGCGCGCGAGTAACAGTACATTCCGAATAGCATTGTTGAATCGCGCCCCTAGCGGATCCCTGACTATATCGAGCTCGACGCCGTTCCGAAGGAGCGTAGCCGAGCGTTCATGCCGTGCGGCAACTACTTCAATCCGATTCATAGCGGCACCGCAAATCCGAGCGCCTCGACGCCTGCCGGAGGCTTCCAATTCAGTTCACGCTCGAGCGGGACTGGTTCCCCTCTTGTATTGCGATAGTTCATCACCCTTTCCGAGGCTGATTCATCTACAACACTGCGGTCCAGAATCGAAATTACAACGTCAGACTCGATCGCGGGTAGGTGTTTCGTCGCCGCCGCGCCGTCCAGCACCACGGCGCGGACCTCCGAAGGCGGTGGTTCCTCTTCGAGCTGCGACGCTGCCCAAAGTTGCGTTGACCACGTTGCGGCTCGCGGGTACTCAGGAAGAAGAAGATTCGCGATCCGCTCACGCTCGTAACCGATACCAAGGAATGCCGTGAGGTCCTCGCGCAGCCACTTTAGCGTCCCGATCAACGCCAGGTCTTTCGGTGGAGCACACAGCCGCGCTGCCCAACCGCTGTCTAGCCCGGTCAGCCTGCTGATCACCCCCGGCTCGGGTGCAGATTGAGTGCGAGGCACCTCCAGCGAGTCGAGCGGGACCAGCGCACGTAGCTTGTCAATCTGCCACTCGCTGCCAAACCGGGCGCGATCCTTGTCGACATTGATGCCGCCGAAGCGCTCGGTCAGCACCTTGTTCGGGGTGACGACCCGCGCTGGCGCGTGGATCGGCATCGTGGCGATGACCTCACGGACAGGTCGGATACTTGGCGCAGCAGCCGCCGACATCCATCCACAGCCGGTCAGCACCGCGGCGAAGTCGCGGATCGGCACCGAGAGCGCGACCACTAGCTGGGTCTCTGGATGTTCCCTAGACCAGCGCGCAGCCATGCGGCCGAGCATTACGAACTTGCCGATCCAATCGGCCGCAAGCACAGGCCCGGTGTCGTCCTGTGCAAGCGTCATGTACGTCGGGACACGACGCTGCCCCGTTCCCACCGCTACCACCCCTGCCATGTTCAAACCTCGGCAGCTGCAATATCAGGGCATTATGGGATGCTTCCCATGAGATTGACTTCTCTAGGCGAAATCTCGGATGCCTGCGAACCTTCCACTCCCGTGGATGACCTGGTCATGCGTTCGGGTCGCCACGCGTGTAGTCCCTTCTGTGAGGCGTTAGCGAGCGCTTCAATAATCGCGTCGGCAAGCGCCCGGGCTAGGGGCGGGGGTACAGCATTCGAGACCTGTTCAACCTGGGCAGAGAGAGTTCCATCAAGTACGAACTCGTGCGGGAAACCTTGAAGAAGCATGGCTTCGTAGATACTCAGGCGCCGACGCCCCTCGGGGTGAACGTGAATCTCCCGATGCCCGTATGCGACAGTTGGGCTGGGTTTGTCCCAATCCAAACGACGGAAACTCCTGCCAGCCCGACTGGCCCCGTCAGGCTCTGAGAATCGCTTAGATACAGGACGCATCGTCCAGTGGTTCTCATGATGAGGAATCTCCGCCGCCGTAATTTGCCGCGAGAAGTAGGCTGGATCCGGAAGGGACCCGATCACACCACGAACGGTAAGGTTTTTGCCTTCCGTAGTCTTGCGAGGGCGAAAAAGTTCCGCTGCGTCTGAACTCCGAAATCCCGAGATGATCACACGATTTCGCGTTTGCGCAACTCCATAGTCCAGTGCTGAATACTCGTCAACACTCGCCATCAGGCCGATCTCTTTGAACTTCGACAGGATTCCACTGAAAACGACAGAGTGCTTTGCGTCCTTAATTCCTAGAACATTCTCGAAAAGGACGAATTCAACTGTGTACTTTTCCTGTAGTGCCTCGACTATATGAAGGTACAGCAGAGGGAGCCGATTCCTTGGATCGTTCGCTGCACTGCCACTGTTTGAGCGGGAGAATCCTTGACACGGTGGTCCGCCAATGACGCCGATCTTATCGCCCGGTTCCAAGACGCCCTCAAGGTGCTCCAGCACCCCCTTGGGGCCGAGTTCCTCGAGGTCGGCCGCGAGCGACATCGTGCCCTTGAAGTTGCGCCTATGGGTCTGGATGGAAGCAAAAGACCTGTCCACTGCAAACTTGAGCGAGAAGCCTGCTTCACGAAAACCGAGGTCAAGACCGCCGGCGCCAGAGAAGAGACTTACGATCTTAGGCAACGCCATGCTGACTCCCGTCCACGTGCGCTCGCGCAGCGGTCAGGCTGACGGCGCCTTCTTTCTCCATGCCCCACCATCGCCGCATACTGAACGCGGTCCACGCGCTCACTCTAGTGATCAACAGCGCTGACTGTAACGGAGGTCGGCGACGTTTTGTGGAGAACACCTGGATTGGCGCGGCAGCTGAGGTCATCTCGATGCGCCCGGTCCGAGGGAAGGTTGGGCACCTTGTGCATCGTCAACCGCGACGCCGTGCCGCTCACGGCCCCGCCGAGGTCGCTGCTGCGCACGATAGACCGCCCGGTCAGAGCGCTGTAGAACTTGCCCTGTTGCTCTGGTCGTCAAAGTCGCGAGGATCACGCGAACTGACGCGACATGCCACTTGTCACCCCAGATGGCCTGGCGACTGACGCCTCGAAATGTGTTGGATGTCCTGTGTGGGCGCCCTCGCTGGAGTCAGGCTGCAGTGACGTAGGTGCCCATGCCGTTGACGACGGTGAGTAGGCCGGCTTCTTGGAGGTGGCGGATGGCCTTGGTGGCGGTGACCTTGGTGACGCCGTAGATCTCGGCGAGTTCGGGTCCGGAGGGGAGGCGCTGGCCTGGGGAGAGTTCGCCGGATTCGATGTCGGCTCGGAGGTCGTCGGCGATCTGGGACCAGACGTAGACCGGCAGGTCCCGGTTGATCCTGTCTGCGCGGCTCTCCCAGCTCATAACCCGACGCTATGCAGGAGGAGGAAGCTACGCCTGATGAGATGAACCCATAGGTACGTGTAGGTAGCTGCACTTTTGCTTATGGAAGTGACCCAGGCCGAGGAGCCGAAAGCGGTCTTCGTTGACGGCCGACGCTGGCTCGTGTGCCCGGTCGCCGGTCCTGACTGCTTCCGTGTCGTGGCCGACCTCGGGCGCATCGCTGTCGACGCGGTCGAGTTCCACGCGGAGAACCATCACTTGGGAAGGCGCTGTTCCTGCTGTGGCCGATGACCGCTTGGCCGTCGAAGGGCGGGGAGTCGCCATTCGACGTGCGATAACGCCCCGAGAGGCGATCTCACAGGGCGTTGAGATCGCCACAGCGGCGATGAAAGGCCTTGCCCGGTGTCCAGGCAAGGGCGGAGGTGCGGTGTGAACTGGTCAGCCGGTGCCGTGAAGCAGTCGTTCGAGGTCTTCGGCCGGCGCCGCGCACCGGAAGCCGGTGTCGTCGTCGCACATGGTCTCGTTGGCGTCGTTGAACTGCGACGGGACCGCGCGGTCGAACTGGCTCGTCCAGGCTCCGCCCTTGAGCTCGCGCCGTCCGGGCGTGGACTGGGTGTCGAGCCATTCCCAGACGTTGCCGCACATGTCGTAGACGCCGTAGGGGCTGGTCCCGGACTGGTAGCAGTCGACGGCCGTCGTGGTGCCGACGCCGTTCTCGCGGACGTTGCACTTGGCCGGCGTCGGCTGGTCGCCCCACGGGTAGGTCGCACCGCGGGTTCCTCTGGCGGCCTTCTCCCACTGCTGCGCGGTTGGGAGCGTCTTGCCCGCCCACTTCGCGTAGGCGGCGGCGTCCTTCCAGGTCACCCACACCACGGGGTGGTTGGCCAGTTCCTTCGGGAAGGTGCCGTTTTCCCAGTGCTGCGGCGGCTGGTGCCCAGTGGCGGCGACGAACTGGGCGTAGTCGGCGTTGCTGACCAGGTAGATGTCGATGTAGTACGACGGCACCCACAGGGGCGTGTTGCTCGGGCCGGACTGGTAGATGCTGCCGTCCACCTTGACCATCGAGCTGCCGGTGAGCGGGTGGCGAACCTGGCTGCTCCCAATCGGTTCGATGGTCTCGGCGCCGGAGATCTCCGCACCGCCGGTAAGGCCCTTGAACCGGGCTTTGGTGTCCGGGTCGGACATCCGCAAGGCCGTGTCCAGGATCGCCTGGTTGACCGGGATCGGGGTGACATCTGAGCCTTTGGCTTCCCACTTCGAGATGTTGCGCTCACTCACGCCCAGGTGGGCAGCGAACTCCCGAAGACTCAGCCGCATCGCGGTGCGGAGAGCCTTGATCTCGGTCCCCGTCCAAACCTGCACATTCGCCACTTGCCAGCTCCCCTGTCACGACTTCCGCAGGGAAGCCTAAAGGTCATGCCCGCGTGGCTACACCCTTTCGCCTGGGATGTCTGCGTACAGCCCGCGCAGCTCGTCAAGAACGGGGTGTTCCTTGGGCCATTCGTTGCTCTCAACGGCGGAGACCACCCGGAGGCCGGTGGCGGCGTTCGTCGCGAAAACGGCGTCCATCTCGTTCAGGTCGGAGAGCGTCACCGGCTCCACAACCACCGACTCGTCGAACTCCTGCTGAAGCAGGGTCATGGTGACCCCGGACAGGTACTCGGCCTTGGGCCAGATGATCTGTCCATCTCGGACGAAGCCGATGTTCGAGGTCGCGATCTCGCTGATGGTGCCGTTGGGGTTGAGAAACAGCACGTCATCGAAGCCGTCGCGCTGGGCGATGCGGCGCCGGCGGAGCGCGGCGTACAGGCCGATGTGCTTCACCGGCGGATCATCGCGAACGTAGGAGATCGCTCGAAGCCGCAGCGGTGAC includes:
- the drmB gene encoding DUF1998 domain-containing protein, whose protein sequence is MSSGSIRRAQLVSPFGVGAMSILVNGTSVITAGLDHWYRIDSPQLLELNEYRVQDWRLEERLQVREFRLPPDYRIRQRESDPRNTNLKVPVLRFPQWSFCMYCKRLELSPLSMAQPVECPDPKHKQDADGAKRKPPRMSQVPFVAICVHGHLDDFPFREWVHRSLSPDCSGTLRLESRGGGGLEGQVVVCDSKGKPKGCGKERSLEGITNSHWDNNQVEHTYLTDQLVSTDQPYYCKGARPWLAESAGACGEPIRGALRGAGNVYFPKVESSIYLPRQVGAVSAELHDLLNRADVRPILRMLNRLDGANVTAEQIRAELPHELFRLNNDEELLAGYRDMFGIDSAAQASAGTDEEDGNSDEEGADSLTSTDVWRYPEFQLLRETPTDDFLASSNPGIHPELSGLLERVRRIETLTETRALRGFTRIRDHDLKLSVGKALLRRRTLSPEHDWLPAYVVKGEGIYLELNLASLQMWEQRPEVMSRAKKITDQYGEVARLRGIAPRILSPRFVLIHTLAHLLINELIFTCGYSSASLRERLYVSETPGRMMAGLLIYTATGDSEGTMGGLVRMAKPENLWPVMANAVKDARWCSTDPVCMDAGEKGQGPDSCNLAACHGCAHLPETSCEEFNRFLDRGLVIGRFDKPSLGYFSSVA
- a CDS encoding helicase-related protein, giving the protein MTGVEGRAIMEAAVRRELFGPPPDELFRGKPLDCSSGTYHFDKREDSYGLWHDASTGQEILTGGDPLHRYGVGVLFGGAADHGTVIQANHEDLQSEEADDETTGVTGLSENDEFLPQLGPQLEVKDTIALSGEADSDDFDLTDANKFKPSAMAISFQCEVPSEGSLAVTIKGAYYDRISVTWAGLHRPRIWWVRRPFELTGRIPGRTLLDATNNRKNVSLKPIGELRVTPTLQVFSRRLPGRAADSTERLITMAALNTTPGSGPSSALFQMTFRAQPDGGIRITAYPDVEQHEPDPEEQSIALLYRDRLTYAIGHGCAADWKTLSGQSLATEVWAEPLPAHEVVSLTPNVYMTASDGTRQPVTVSMEELANGTDAGRVQVETVLRLYREWIEARKAEIDDLPQKFHQAALRHMDQAQLALDRMRAGWQLVTTDPTAKRAFRLANEAMLFQQLRSSFERRPVERHRDGRLVVTGSHPTPTPVPGKGNWRPFQIAFLLASLPELIDRTQSTRSIVDLIFFPTGGGKTEAYLGAAAVSLLARRLRKKDDAGTDTLMRYTLRLLTSQQFLRAAALVCVLEDIRSRNEDELGTMPFGIGIWLGGSSTPNNWDQARENLRQLASHNSAQNKFLLLRCPWCGTEMGPKRKPGRGQDIIGYEPVGKKVEFRCADRACRFGGRRKLPVHVVDQDIYDSRPSIVIGTVDKFAMMAWRPEARAIFGLADDGSRRFSPPGLIIQDELHLISGPLGSMVGLYEPVIDDLCTDKRNEEPLPPKIIAATATIRRYEDQVRGLFGRAQVALFPPHGLTEGHSFFAEPALLENGEPEPGRRYLGILSASLGSTQTVQVRVAAATLQGAVDIPDADKDGYWTNLNFLNSLRELGNTVSLIQSDIPDYLAGLRRREDLKSPRWPRIPMELTSRRRSDDIPKAIEQLQIAYGDPGCVDICLASNIIEVGVDIDRLGLMTIVGQPKTTAQYIQVSGRVGRRPDRSPGLVLTIYGAAKPRDRSHYERFRTYHEQLYAQVEPTSVTPYAAPVLKRALHAATVAHIRQSAEITLPVYPFPESEYDAAVDLLRERAVIADPGELQTLEQEQRKRAKEWAKWERTDWSANIRGGDPKQGLMRYAGTLPDLTAEATMWDVPTSMRNVDAECRLEISLDYNREEIALAEEDEQ
- a CDS encoding nuclease-related domain-containing DEAD/DEAH box helicase, which codes for MMPPYCPEDAPPGESAVFEALATSPETGDWIVLHSLAIASHVRQVQGEADFVVVVPNHGVLVIEVKSHSSVKRLPDGRWKLGSQAPTSRGPFQQVNEAMHSIKDYLRSHDVNLRSVPVLDAVWFTHVRARAKLPHNPEWHSWQLLDSEDLKANAAGAVSRALAAGTEHLGSRIRGFTPGAVGLDEDTANRIASVLRPKFEAAIVPGDIRRVRENQLAAFIDEQYDALDSMQHNRAVMFSGPAGCGKTWLAMEAARREIELGRTGRLICFNRLLGQRLKREMADIEGLRVGTFHQEALRLSGVQTPIETGPQFWETQLPDLTVEALLDHGETEAADFLIVDEVQDLARNPMLDVLDLLVKDGLKGGRVVLFGDFERQAIYESGDGRALLSERIHGLATFALNVNCRNLPRIGTVVKKLSHMVPGYRRFRRPDDGVDPEFIPVQRGQDQSTLLADAVRTLREDGFGLDEMIVLSPLRSGSTAETTKDQWLRQILRPADGQAPRSSQLRFSTIHAFKGLESPAVIITDLDEGAGLNFEALLYVGMTRATDRLVALIETQTFRATYGGKP
- a CDS encoding DNA cytosine methyltransferase, with the translated sequence MALPKIVSLFSGAGGLDLGFREAGFSLKFAVDRSFASIQTHRRNFKGTMSLAADLEELGPKGVLEHLEGVLEPGDKIGVIGGPPCQGFSRSNSGSAANDPRNRLPLLYLHIVEALQEKYTVEFVLFENVLGIKDAKHSVVFSGILSKFKEIGLMASVDEYSALDYGVAQTRNRVIISGFRSSDAAELFRPRKTTEGKNLTVRGVIGSLPDPAYFSRQITAAEIPHHENHWTMRPVSKRFSEPDGASRAGRSFRRLDWDKPSPTVAYGHREIHVHPEGRRRLSIYEAMLLQGFPHEFVLDGTLSAQVEQVSNAVPPPLARALADAIIEALANASQKGLHAWRPERMTRSSTGVEGSQASEISPREVNLMGSIP
- a CDS encoding winged helix-turn-helix domain-containing protein, which encodes MSWESRADRINRDLPVYVWSQIADDLRADIESGELSPGQRLPSGPELAEIYGVTKVTATKAIRHLQEAGLLTVVNGMGTYVTAA